A single window of Penaeus vannamei isolate JL-2024 chromosome 24, ASM4276789v1, whole genome shotgun sequence DNA harbors:
- the LOC113819693 gene encoding hemocyanin subunit, whose amino-acid sequence MRVFVVLALVAAAAAWPNLGFQSDAGGESDAQKQHDVNFLLHKIYGEIRDSNLKAKADSFDPEADLSHYSDGGAAVQKLMRDLKDDRLLEQKHWFSLFNPRQRQEALMLFDVLIHCKDWDTFVSNAAYFRQRMNEGEFVYALYVAVIHSPLAEHVVLPPLYEVTPHLFTNSEVIEAAYRAKQTQIPGKFKSSFTGTKKNPEQRVAYFGEDIGMNTHHVTWHMEFPFWWQDSYSHHLDRKGENFFWVHHQLTVRFDAERLSNYLDPVNELHWDKTIVQGFAPHTTYKYGGQFPTRPDNVNFEDVDGVARIRDLLIIESRIRDAIAHGYIVDKAGNHIDIMNERGIDVLGDVIESSLYSPNVQYYGALHNTAHIVLGRQSDPHGKYALPPGVLEHFETATRDPSFFRLHKYMDNIFKEHKDSLPPYTTEELTFAGVSVDNIAIEGELETYFEDFEYNLINAVDDTEQIADVDISTYVPRLNHKDFDFKIDVSNNRGEEVLATVRIFAWPHFDNNGIKFTFDEGRWNAIELDKFWVKLSGGANHITRKSSESAVTVPDVPSFETLFEKTKEALGGADSGLKDFESATGIPNRFLIPKGNEQGLQFDLVVAVTDGAADAALDGLHENTEFNHYGSHGKYPDNRPHGYPLDRRVPDERVFEDLPNFGHIQVKVFNHGEHIRHT is encoded by the exons gTGAGTCTGATGCCCAGAAGCAGCATGACGTCAACTTCCTGCTTCACAAGATCTATGGGGAAATCCGTGACTCTAATCTAAAAGCTAAGGCTGATTCCTTTGACCCGGAAGCCGATTTATCCCACTACAGCGATGGTGGTGCAGCTGTACAGAAACTTATGAGAGACCTTAAGGATGACAGGCTTCTCGAACAGAAgcactggttctctctctttaacccaaGACAACGTCAGGAAGCACTCATGCTTTTCGATGTTCTTATTCACTGCAAGGATTGGGATACATTTGTCAGCAACGCTGCCTACTTCCGTCAGCGTATGAATGAAGGAGAGTTTGTCTATGCCCTGTATGTTGCAGTCATCCACTCACCTCTGGCTGAACACGTTGTACTTCCTCCACTCTATGAGGTCACACCTCATCTCTTTACTAACAGTGAAGTTATCGAAGCAGCTTATCGTGCCAAACAGACGCAAATACCTGGTAAATTCAAGTCTTCCTTTACTGGAACAAAGAAGAATCCCGAACAAAGAGTTGCCTATTTCGGAGAGGACATTGGAATGAACACTCACCATGTTACCTGGCACATGGAATTCCCATTCTGGTGGCAAGATAGTTACAGTCATCACCTGGACCGCAAAGGAGAGAACTTCTTCTGGGTACATCATCAATTAACTGTTCGCTTTGATGCCGAACGTCTCTCCAATTATTTGGATCCTGTTAACGAACTTCACTGGGATAAAACCATCGTACAAGGTTTTGCTCCTCACACCACTTACAAGTATGGCGGTCAGTTCCCCACTCGTCCAGATAATGTAAACTTCGAGGATGTGGATGGTGTTGCTCGCATTCGAGACTTGCTTATTATCGAGAGCCGAATTCGCGATGCTATTGCCCACGGTTATATTGTCGATAAGGCTGGCAATCACATTGACATCATGAATGAGCGTGGAATCGACGTCCTTGGAGATGTTATTGAATCATCTTTGTATAGCCCTAACGTCCAGTACTATGGAGCTTTGCACAATACTGCTCACATTGTACTTGGTCGACAGAGTGATCCTCATGGAAAGTACGCTTTACCCCCTGGTGTACTAGAACACTTTGAAACTGCCACCCGTGATCCTAGCTTCTTTAGGCTACacaaatatatggataatatTTTCAAGGAACACAAGGACAGTCTTCCTCCTTACACCACAGAAGAACTAACATTTGCCGGTGTAAGTGTAGACAATATAGCAATTGAAGGCGAATTAGAGACCTACTTCGAGGACTTCGAATACAATCTTATTAACGCCGTCGATGACACTGAACAGATTGCAGATGTAGACATTTCTACTTATGTGCCTCGTCTCAACCACAAGGACTTTGATTTCAAAATTGATGTTAGCAATAACAGGGGCGAGGAAGTTCTAGCTACCGTGCGCATTTTCGCCTGGCCTCACTTCGACAACAATGGTATCAAGTTCACCTTCGACGAGGGCCGTTGGAATGCCATTGAACTTGATAAATTCTGGGTTAAGC TGTCTGGTGGAGCTAACCACATCACCCGAAAATCTTCGGAATCTGCAGTCACTGTACCTGATGTTCCTAGTTTCGAAACTCTCTTTGAGAAAACCAAAGAAGCCTTAGGTGGTGCAGACTCCGGACTTAAAGATTTCGAGAGTGCCACTGGTATTCCAAATCGATTCCTCATCCCCAAGGGTAATGAACAGGGTCTGCAGTTCGACCTTGTTGTTGCCGTGACTGATGGCGCAGCCGACGCAGCATTGGATGGCCTCCACGAAAATACTGAATTCAATCACTACGGTTCCCATGGAAAGTACCCTGACAATCGCCCACATGGCTACCCTCTGGATCGCAGGGTTCCCGATGAACGTGTATTCGAAGATCTTCCCAACTTTGGACACATCCAGGTTAAGGTTTTCAATCATGGTGAACACATTCGCCACACATAA